The window AGTTTTTATTTTTGTTAATCTTTACCTCCAAAAAATTCTATGCCGTGTTGTACGTTATTTATTCATAATCGGGGATATGCAAACCTAAAATAAAATTTCTGTTAGCTGTCTAGATGCCATCTTTCTTTTTAAGTATTACCATTCCAGAACCACCTGTGTTTTTTTGAAATTGTTTTTTCTGATGTAAGCTTTGGGTCACTTTCAAAAAAATAACTGTCCATATAATAAGGAATAGTATTAGGTTCTATTTTTTCATTCTGGATGTTTTTCAAATGTTGCGCAAAATTCTTGTGTTTAAGTACCTAATTGAATGTATAAAACACAGATAGAACATTTGCGAAGATTTTAGTAAGCAATAGAGAACCTGGCAATAAAAGATATTCGATGTTATAGCTTGTTTTTATAATTCTGGATTCCGTAATTACATTTACTCTTGTTCAAAAATAACGTTTCTTTCCGTGTTTTTCTTATACATGTTCTTAGGAATAACGGCTCTATTTGCAGTGGCACAATAGTTTTTACTATTTGGGTTTAGAATATAGTCGAGTTGATACGCAATCATTGCATCAAAAGGAATAAGGAAATCCTTCGTATCGCATTGTTCTAAGTCTCCTTTATTAAGTAAATTTAAGACCGTATAGACGGACTCAATAGTACTAAGGCAAAGAGATTCTGGTTGTTGCTTGATAATAAATTTTGATTTTATTTTGTTATCAAAACTCACTCTTTTTAGTTTTTGTAAATTCTTACTTAGTTTAAGTATTTTACGTGCACAAGGCCATGTACCATCAATAAGGAAGACGTGTGGATTATTACCCATAAAAGAATTTATTTCTGAACTTTTTCTTATCGATAAGTTGAAATTATCTTTTCCCGGATAAAGTAAGAAAGAGGTGTTTTTTTCTTGTGTCAAGATTTCATTTACACGATTATTATTGGTAAAATCGACACCAACTATAATTTCTGAATTTTCAAGTTGAAGGTTAGTCATATGTCCGGTACCGTTCTTTTCTTTTTTGTATTCTTTTGGGTGCATAAGAATAATAAAACGAGTATTCGTTTGGAAAGGACTAATGTGTTTGCAAATACATGTGCTGGAAGGCCTCATACATTTGTAGCATTCTATTCTTGGGGTTTTTATTTCTACTTGCAAGGGGATCTTTTATTTTTCTAAGTGGTTATATGGTGTTACAGCACGTATTTATTCCGTAAAATATTTCTCGAAGCTATTTTAGCCTCGTTCACGTACCCGTTTTTTCGTCCGTAATATTTTTTAATTCCAATTCCGTAATCGATTCGAATTTTTGTTCGTAATTTTTAATCCATTTTATGTTTTTAGCATTTTTTCCGATAATTCTTTTTCAGGAAACATTTTATTCAGCAGTTCCTTATTCAAAGCCACAAAAATAATTAGTAAAGTAAGAAATATTGGATTGAACTTAATTGGTCCAATTCCGAATATTATGTTTGAATAATAAATGTCAATCAGATTTAGAATTCCGAGAATCAAAGTCAGTCCGAATACATAAACAAATAGCTTTTTGTTCTTAAAATACAAAAGCGTTGAAATTACAATTAATCCAATTCCAGCGTAATACTTATAATTCAGAGTATAATCTGTAAACAATGTAATTCCGATTGAGATTATCAAAAGAATTATTGAAATCAGAAGTAGCATTATGTCTTTACCTATGGTTTTCGTCATATGTGCTGTAACGGTTAAGTATAACGTTCGTTTCGCCTACGCAGCGCGCGGTTGTCAACAGCTTGATCTTTAGCCTCGGCAACAAATTATTCGGAGCTGCGTGAGACTCAGAAAGGCAAGCGAGTTCGTTTTATTCAGAAACTAAGATAAGTTAATTATTTATAGTGACACGATGTAAGTAAAGTTGCAAGAAATGAGCGTTATGCATTGTTGCCTATAGTTTTTTATTCAGATTTTCCTTTTATCTTTCGTTTATAAAATGAATCCCAGAAAGTTTTATCATATTCCACTCGGTTTAATACTGTTTGTTTCTTTTTACGCCATTCGTATTCAATTTCTTCAACATTCTTTAATTCAAAGTCAAATAAATACGAATCTCTCTCGAAAACTCCATAATTTTTATTGTTGTCTTTGTCTAGAGTTTCGTTATATCTACGATTAAAAAATTTTGTAGCATAAAATTTTCCATTACCAGTAATGTCTGAATAGTAACAAATATTTTCTTCTTTTATAGTGGTTAAAACTATATTTTTATAACTGGCAGATTCTTTAAAGTGTTTTTCAATTTCATCTTTATTTAAGCTAGTTTCCCAATTTTCAATAACTTTTATTATTGCAAAATTATCTTTATTAATATACACTCTTCCAGAATACTCGGTTGGATAAGGTTTATTTGTGTAATTCCATTTATTTCTCTCTGTTTGAAATGCTATAATGTACATTCCCTCATCTGTTGGATTATCTGATTTGACAAATTTCAAATTGAATTTTTTATATTTTCTTTTGTGTAAAATATTCGCGTAGCGAATAGCATTTTGTCTATAATGGAAAAATTGAGATGAGTATTTATAATTTTTTGGATTTATATTTTTATTCCATTTTATATGCTCAACTCTTTGGGTTATTACAAAAGGTGACAAATATCCATCGTCGTAGTCTTTTGTTATTAATTCTAAATCTAATTCAGTTAAGTCATTTTTATTTACCAGAACATTACCATATCTGTAAAAATTAAAAGGTTCAGTAGGGTGATTTAGTTTTTTGTTAGAAATCGCCTTTTTTAATACTGTTTTTGGCGATAAGTAGCTAGTAATAACAACTTCGTTTAAATCTTCAAATTTTGATTTTAAATACGTTATATCTTTTAGTTCTTTTAGTGAAACTGTTTTAGTTTCAAAACCCATTGACGAAATAGCAACAGTTGCATTTTCTAGTATTGTTTTCTTAATTGGTAATTCGTAAAAACCATTTTCATCTGCTACTCTGTAGATTTCTTCTTTTTTTATGATTAAGGTAGCAAATGGAATAGGTTCATTATTCTCTTTATTAACTAATTGTCCTTTTAGTATAACATTTTCGCCTATTTCGATTTGCTCTATTTTTTTACCTAAAGCTACTTGTTTACTAGAAATGTGAATGCTGTCTTTTATTGTCTCTAATTTTGGTAATGTTGCATTTTTAAAAAAGATATAACCATCGTGTAATTGGTCTAATCTTGCATTTGTGAAATCGATGAAGTTTAATAACCTAGTTTCTTTTAATGATTGTATTTCTTTTTGGTTTGAGGTTACAAAGAGGTAAGGCTTGTTTAGATTATTCAATTCATACTCAAATGAATTAATTTTAATTGGTGTTGAATGCCATTTTTTAGTTCCTAAATCAAAAAGTGAATCGTTTGCGTGAATTGTTGCTAAGCTATAAGATTTGTCATTTAGTTCTTTATAAATATAAGAACCCATTGAAATAAATTCTTTCGCAATTGGTTTTGTAATACTTGAATTATCGTTCATAATATGAACATTATCTGCCCAACAAATAATTTTTTCGTTTGGATTTCTATTCATGTAACTCAATAGATTATCAGCCATTTGTTTATCTCTGATATTGTCATTTGCATTACCGAAATCTGTTGTCAAGATTTCTTTTTTATTGTAATATGCGTCTTGTGAACAAGCTAAAAGACTTTTGGTAAATTGTTTCCAATTGTAATTGGTTTCATTGGCATCTAAACCTTCTATTAGCTTTATAATTCTATTAACTTCTTTTTCGTAAACTTTATACTTTATATCATCTTCCTCAACTGTTACATTTTCCAAAACTCCTTCTATGATAATTCCAAAATCATCTTCATCTAATTTTAAAGTAATATTCCGTCTTTCTAAATAATCATAAAAATCTTCTACAAATTGCGAACTATTAATGACTTGTGAGTCAAAGCCAATAACTTTTAAATTGTTTTTTTTAATATAGTTTACTACTCTTTGAAATTCTAACGTGCTAGACCAAACTCCCCAAATTGCATTATTAAAATCTTTGGGATTAAAACCATTTTTGTTCATTTTCCATATGTCGTACATTGAAGATTCCATAGCAATAGTTGTAAATCCTAGTTCTTGATGAAGGTACTCCAAAACTCGAGCTTTCATCTCAAAAATATTTCCGTACATATGAGTTTGCTCTCCAAGCATTACAAGTTGTTTTCCTTGCAATTCATTTTTTAGAAACGTTAAATCTTTGTATTCTTTTGATTCTGGTGGAAGAAGTTCTATCGTTTTTAATTCTTGTGATTGAGCTATTGTCAAAAACAAGCAAGAAATTAGGGTGAAAATTATTTTCATTTATTGTAAACTATCTTAATGTTTTAATTCTTGTTCTTCGGGTGGTCAATATTATTGGCAACGGTTTTGTGTTTGATTAGTGGCGTGTTTTAGTAACTAATTTAGCAAATAAAAACCGAATAGAAAATCTGCGAGGATTTTCGTAAGTAGGCTAGAACTAGCAATGGATTATATACGTTGTTATGCACTGACTTTATTGTTCTTTTTTATTCGACCTAGATGTATTTATATTTGCATTTACAGCCTTTTTAGGAATCGGTTTCTTTTCTGTATTTAGAATAATTCCTCTCCTATTGCTCCTTGTTGAACCGTAAGAAGTTGCCTTTGTTTTACTTGTACTTTGTTCTGAAATCTTCTTTTTCAAGGAAGCAATGTATGCATTAAATACCTGTTCTTTAGTTTTGTATTCTTTACCCATATGACCTTCAATTCTATAAAATTCATTTTTAAATTTTTGAACTAATTCTTTTCTGTTTTCAGGTTTTATTTTGGATTCTAATTCATTAACCTTATCAATTAATTCAAAATTATGTGGATTAGCAATTGGTTTTTCAAAATTCTCTCTGTCTGTAATTACAGTTATCCATTTTGTGTCAAATGTTGTTTTTAAAGTAATTGAGTATATCTTTTTAGACTCATTTGAAGGTACTTTAAAATCAAATACTTCAAAACTTTTACATTCTATACATCTTGTTTCTATAAGTCCTTTTAATATCACTTTTTCAAGTCCTTTTTCTTTAGTTGCTTTTTCAACTATTGGTGTTATTACTTTAGCAATATATTCTGAACGTTCTATATCTGTTAAAGCACTTATTTCTTTTAAGTCCTCAACTGCTAAAGCAGCGCCTGCGATAGGTACAAATCCATTGTTAATTCCTGCTTCTTTTATAATAATATCAATTCCTTCTACAGGAGTATTTCCTCCTGATAGTAGTGTAAAACTTAAAGAAGCGAAAATTCCAATTGTTAAAAATAATAGTAGCGATTTTTTCATTAGGTTATATTTTTAGTTAATAATTTATAGTAGCATAATTTTAATGCCAGGTTCGGTTTTCAGTTTGTGCCTAACGTTTATGTATAAGAATAGTTGCGGTTTTGTGTGCGAGGATTTTCCGCAGGAAAATCAGAAGTAACAAAAGTGCACTGTTCATTGTTTAAGCACTAATCTACGCATTATTTTTATGCGTTGTTAGGCAACGTTTTTCAATTGTATTCGATTGTTCTTTCCCAAACTATTCCCAATTCTCCGTTTGAGAATCTTTTTTTTGTAATCCAATTATTGTGATTATCATATTCGTATGTGAAAGAAGTTTGATGTTTTTGATTTCCTTCTTTGTCATACCACTTTTGAATTGTCATATTTTTGTTTTCGTCATATTCGGAAATGAATTTGGTGTAATCTCCGTTCGGTCTTGTTAAGTCAGATTCTACTTCATTTTTATTTTTGTCGTATTTAAAAGTTCTAACATCTTTAATTGAGCCATCATAATTTAAATCAGTTTCTTTAATTAATTGACTTTTAGAATTGTATTTTTTAATTGTTTTAAAAGTATTATTTGATGAGACACTTTTGCTCGAAATGGATACTATGTTACCACTTGAATCATATTGATTCTCTTGAATAGAAATCGGTTTATCTTGCGAATCAAAGTTTCTAAAAAAAACAATATTTCCATTTTTATCAATTTCTGTTTTGCTGGAATTTTTTATATTACCCTTACTATCAAATGTAGTTCTCTTGATTAATTTACCATTTCCGTTTTTTGTTAATATGGTCTTTTCGTAAATCGTTCCATCAGTTTCATATTGCCAATATTCAATTATAATTCCTTTCGGATTGTAGATTTCCTTTCTATTTGTTTTTTGTTTAAGAGCATCTTCTCTTAATAATTCACCACTTCGTTTTGCGCTATAAGACGCTTCAACAATTTCTTTAAAAGTTGGTTCTTTTTCTGTGTCAATTTCTTGAGTATATGAATAATTACAAATTAAAAAGATTGTTAATATGTTCAGTATTTTTCTCATTTTCGTAATGTTGCCTAACGGTTTTGTGTATGATTAGTGGTGTGTTTAAGTAACTAATTTAGTAAATAAAAACCGAATATAAAATCCGAACGGATTTTTGCAAGTATTCTAGAACTAGTAATAAATTATATAGGGTGTTAGCAACTAGCTTTTAATTTTCGCTAATTAGTTTTTTCAATTGTTCTTTTGCTCCTTGTCCAGGTCGATTTGCAAATCCATTTGCTAATTTTCCATTTGGATTGTAAATTAAATAATGAGGAATTGTTTTAATCCCTAGTTCTTCGATAACTTTGGAGGCATTTCCATTTTCGATAAAGAAATTTTGGTTTTTTGATATACCATCCGATTCTATTGCCGATTTCCATTTTTCTTTTTTATCATTTAAACTTAAATAAATGAATTCAATATTTTCATTCTCAAGTTCTTTTTTCAGTATAATAGATTTTGGCATTGTTTCTCTACAAGGTCTACACCAGCTTGCCCAAACATCTATATAGAGCCATTTTCCTTTATTGTTGGATATGACATCTGAAAAAGTGATTGTATCGTTTTTAAAATTAGTTAAAACTAGTTTCTCTGATTTACTAAAATCTAATTTATATTTCTTTTGCAATTCATTTATTTTTTCTGGATTTGTGGTATTCTCAATTAACTTGTTGAAATATTTTTCTTTGTCTTTAACTCTAAAGTTTTGTGCAATGCCGTCATATGTATTAACTAAAAGATGATTTTTTGCAGTTTGGTTGAATCTTTTATCGTTTAGAATAGAATCAAATCTAACTCTTGAATCTATATAAAATGCACCAGAGTTTATATTGTTCTCTTGAATAAAAGAAAGGTCATATTTAGAAATATTGTTTAAATAATCTCTGAAATATGAAAAATTCATTAAAGAGTCGGTTTTTGATAAATCCAAACTGTAAATAGTTTCAATATTTTCTTTATTAGAAAAAGATTTATTTTTTTCTAGCGCTTTCTTTATTATTTTATTGTGTTTATGTTTTTCTAATAACCCTTTTAATATTTCTTTACGATAAACATAGTTGTCATTTGAAATTAATTTCTCTTTTTGTAATGAGTCTAAAAATTTTATTTCTCTTTCTCCATCTTTAATTGCTTGTTGGTAAAAATGAACAGTAGTTTCTTCCATTGATTTTTCCTTACTTAATAAGAAACCAAGAAATATTTTATGATGACTTGGATATTTGTTGTCAAATAATTCTTTGAGTCTAAAATTATTATAGTTCAGTTCAATATCATTAACTACGCGATTAGTGATTTTAGCAATTGGTATTTTATTTTCATACTCAATAACAATGGTATCTCCATTTTTTATTAAATATGTATTAGGTATAGAGGTATATGTATAAGTGTTTAGGGTACTTAATTCCAAATAATCTCTATAATATGGAATTATTAAGGTATCGATTCCGTTCGCTTTAGGTTTCCAATTTCTTATATTGTTTTGTGAATCGAAATAAGTAAATGAAGGACTTTCAAAAATGGAGTAAGGTCCAGATTTTTCATTCGATTGCTGTCCAATACTATCTTGTTTTATATAGTGTTTGTATGATTCAGGTGAATATTTTGAAATTAAAACAATTTGTTTTGGTTTCTCTTTTAATATTTCCTCCGTTATCTTTTCGGTTGTGTTCTTACAAGATATCAGAGCTAAAATTAGAAAAATAATGTTTATTCTGTGTTTCATTTTTTAGCTTATTGCCAACGTTGTTGTGTATGCTTAGTTGCCATTATTATTTGTTAGATCTTCCAATAAGTGAGTTGCAGTGGATTTTTGGATTAAGATGATTGCGTCAAATTCACTTTTCTCATGATAAAATCTAGAATTTTTCGATTTATGATTTCCATTTTTATCGGGATAATAAGCAGCACCAATGGAACTTAGTTCTATGTGTTTTTTTTGTGGCAAATATGAACAGTTAATAAATACTGGGCTTTTTAGAGTTCCATAATTAGTTATAAAACTACTCTTAAGAAATGGGGTAACTGTAACTGGACCTAAAGTATATGTATCACCTTCTAGGTTTTTTAAAGAATTACTATCCGGAAAATAAGCATTAAAAGTGCCCTCTTCAAAATCTTGACCGATTACAAAATACTGGCTACCCATTTTCTGTTTTAAGTATCCTCCTGCACTTCCTGACTCTTTTTTCTTACCTTCATTAAATATAGATTTCATCACATGTCCATTGTGTGCCCAAAAAAAACCTTTTGTTAAAGTGTTTTCATTTTGATAAAATAATATGTTTTCTGCCATTTTTTTATCTCTATAATCAGGTTTTTTACCCAATTTGTTTTTTCCATTTATAATTTGGGTTAAATGACGAAGCAAAATAGTATAGGTATATTCGTCTTTCTGGTTAAATACACTTATGTCAATTGCTTTTTTTTCCGCCCAAGTTGTTTTATATATTTCTAAGTCGTCTGATTTATTTACTTGATGAAAATTAGTGTTTAACATTCTTTGATAAATATTGTCATCTGTTGTTGACAGGTTATATTTTCTCAAAATATTATCCATTTGTGTTATTGTTTCTAAATATTGTTGCATATCCACTCCAACAAAATTGAGTTTGCTAATGGGGTTTTCTAAATTATAGGCTCTCATCCATTTTATTAAAGCAACCATTTCATATGTTTGCCATGGCCATAAACCTATTTCCTTAACCACCTTTATGGCATCATCTTTTTTACCATGTATATATGCATTTGCACGTAAACAACTTGCGTAATCAGCCTCTAAAAAAAAAGTATTAAACTGATGGTTTTCTACTAGATATTTAAACATTCTATGTCGCATTGTGAAAAATTCATGCGTGCCATGTGTAGATTCTCCCATACCTACTAAAGTAATATCATTAAAATAAGAACTTAATTGCTTTAGGTCATTATCATTCTCGGTCACTTTAGATGTAGATAATTCTACATGTTTATTAAGGTCTTGAGAATTCATTTTTTTACCTGAAAAAAGAATAAATCCTAATATTAATATATATTTCCCCATCATTTATTTTTGTTTTAGAGTCTACTAATAAAATACTTACAACGGTTTTGTGTATGGTTTGTTGTGTTTTTAAGCACTAAATGCAGCAAATAAATAACAGTTAGAAAGTCTGCGAGGACTTTCATAAGTAGGTTAAAACTAGTAATTAATTTTATGGGTTGTTAGCCTTTCGTTACTAATTTCTTTTAATTGGTTTAAAGTTTATTTAAGTGAAATACTCTTTCATTTTTAATAATTATTAAAGATGTAATTTCATTCGAGCTATCTCTTATAAACTCTCCTTTAAAGTAAATATCCGTTTGTCCAAATATCTTATCTATTGTTTCAAAATAGTAATAATCCATATCTTCAAGATCTCCATCAAAAATGCCTACTAGGTCATTGTCTTGTATCTGAATTTTATAGTTTAAATCTGGAATTGGACCACCATAACCTTCAACCTTTACAACCTTAAAAGTACCCACATATTCATTTAGTTGTGCCATTGTTAGATGAACTAAATTATGTGGTATAAAATCGGGAATCGGTTCATTACTTTCAATAAGTGTGTTAATATGTTTGTATGCATTAATTGCGTTTTCTCTAAATGGCATAACATGTGTTAAAGTCAAGTTTTGCCAGCCAGCATTTTGATATAGAGCTACATCATTTTTATAGTACGGGTCATTTAGGAAAAAATCAATCATCTCATCTTCTAATTGAGGCTGATCTAATCTGTAATACCAATCTTTACTTTTTGCTAACTCGTCCATCACTTTATCTGTAATCAAGTCCAATCGATTATCGAACTTGTCTATTTCGTATTTGTTATAAATATATATATCGTGTAATGGCTCTATAATTGCTTTTAGATTTTTTGGAACATTATCAACATTTTCTATGAGGTTGGTATATCCATTTGCATGAATTTTCATGTGGAAAGCGTTCATAATAGCGAATCTTAAAAAAAGTTGATTATCATTTTTATAATCATCATATGTTAGTTTATCGGTTTGTACTAAGTTGATGATGGAATCTTTTGTTTTATAATAAGCAATTAGTTCGTCCGATTTTTGAATATCTAGTCCTAAATCATTTTGTACTTCTTTTAAAATAGAAACAATCTTATTTTCGGTTTTACGCTGTTCGTTTTTATTATTTATTTGAAGTGCGATAAGAATACCAATAATAACAAGTACAATCTCGCCTATAGCGTACAGTACGTATTTGCTAAATTTATTTTCTGAAAGTAGGTTTTTGCGAATTTTTCTAAAGAATTTTATCATTTGGCTAACGGTTTTGTGTATGCTTAGTTGCCTGTTTAAGCAACTAATTTAGCAAATAAAAAACGAATAGAATATTCCGCAAGAATATTCGTAAGTCGGCAGTAACCAAGCCATTAATTTTACACGTCTTAAGTTTGTCTTTCATTAAATTTAACTAATAAATAGAAAGAACAAATGAGAGAAATAAGATTAGTATACAGGGTGAAGCTTTAGACTTCGACAAC is drawn from Lacinutrix sp. WUR7 and contains these coding sequences:
- a CDS encoding tRNA-uridine aminocarboxypropyltransferase yields the protein MQVEIKTPRIECYKCMRPSSTCICKHISPFQTNTRFIILMHPKEYKKEKNGTGHMTNLQLENSEIIVGVDFTNNNRVNEILTQEKNTSFLLYPGKDNFNLSIRKSSEINSFMGNNPHVFLIDGTWPCARKILKLSKNLQKLKRVSFDNKIKSKFIIKQQPESLCLSTIESVYTVLNLLNKGDLEQCDTKDFLIPFDAMIAYQLDYILNPNSKNYCATANRAVIPKNMYKKNTERNVIFEQE
- a CDS encoding DUF6090 family protein, which codes for MIKFFRKIRKNLLSENKFSKYVLYAIGEIVLVIIGILIALQINNKNEQRKTENKIVSILKEVQNDLGLDIQKSDELIAYYKTKDSIINLVQTDKLTYDDYKNDNQLFLRFAIMNAFHMKIHANGYTNLIENVDNVPKNLKAIIEPLHDIYIYNKYEIDKFDNRLDLITDKVMDELAKSKDWYYRLDQPQLEDEMIDFFLNDPYYKNDVALYQNAGWQNLTLTHVMPFRENAINAYKHINTLIESNEPIPDFIPHNLVHLTMAQLNEYVGTFKVVKVEGYGGPIPDLNYKIQIQDNDLVGIFDGDLEDMDYYYFETIDKIFGQTDIYFKGEFIRDSSNEITSLIIIKNERVFHLNKL
- a CDS encoding erythromycin esterase family protein translates to MKIIFTLISCLFLTIAQSQELKTIELLPPESKEYKDLTFLKNELQGKQLVMLGEQTHMYGNIFEMKARVLEYLHQELGFTTIAMESSMYDIWKMNKNGFNPKDFNNAIWGVWSSTLEFQRVVNYIKKNNLKVIGFDSQVINSSQFVEDFYDYLERRNITLKLDEDDFGIIIEGVLENVTVEEDDIKYKVYEKEVNRIIKLIEGLDANETNYNWKQFTKSLLACSQDAYYNKKEILTTDFGNANDNIRDKQMADNLLSYMNRNPNEKIICWADNVHIMNDNSSITKPIAKEFISMGSYIYKELNDKSYSLATIHANDSLFDLGTKKWHSTPIKINSFEYELNNLNKPYLFVTSNQKEIQSLKETRLLNFIDFTNARLDQLHDGYIFFKNATLPKLETIKDSIHISSKQVALGKKIEQIEIGENVILKGQLVNKENNEPIPFATLIIKKEEIYRVADENGFYELPIKKTILENATVAISSMGFETKTVSLKELKDITYLKSKFEDLNEVVITSYLSPKTVLKKAISNKKLNHPTEPFNFYRYGNVLVNKNDLTELDLELITKDYDDGYLSPFVITQRVEHIKWNKNINPKNYKYSSQFFHYRQNAIRYANILHKRKYKKFNLKFVKSDNPTDEGMYIIAFQTERNKWNYTNKPYPTEYSGRVYINKDNFAIIKVIENWETSLNKDEIEKHFKESASYKNIVLTTIKEENICYYSDITGNGKFYATKFFNRRYNETLDKDNNKNYGVFERDSYLFDFELKNVEEIEYEWRKKKQTVLNRVEYDKTFWDSFYKRKIKGKSE
- a CDS encoding TlpA disulfide reductase family protein, which encodes MELSTLNTYTYTSIPNTYLIKNGDTIVIEYENKIPIAKITNRVVNDIELNYNNFRLKELFDNKYPSHHKIFLGFLLSKEKSMEETTVHFYQQAIKDGEREIKFLDSLQKEKLISNDNYVYRKEILKGLLEKHKHNKIIKKALEKNKSFSNKENIETIYSLDLSKTDSLMNFSYFRDYLNNISKYDLSFIQENNINSGAFYIDSRVRFDSILNDKRFNQTAKNHLLVNTYDGIAQNFRVKDKEKYFNKLIENTTNPEKINELQKKYKLDFSKSEKLVLTNFKNDTITFSDVISNNKGKWLYIDVWASWCRPCRETMPKSIILKKELENENIEFIYLSLNDKKEKWKSAIESDGISKNQNFFIENGNASKVIEELGIKTIPHYLIYNPNGKLANGFANRPGQGAKEQLKKLISEN
- a CDS encoding erythromycin esterase family protein translates to MMGKYILILGFILFSGKKMNSQDLNKHVELSTSKVTENDNDLKQLSSYFNDITLVGMGESTHGTHEFFTMRHRMFKYLVENHQFNTFFLEADYASCLRANAYIHGKKDDAIKVVKEIGLWPWQTYEMVALIKWMRAYNLENPISKLNFVGVDMQQYLETITQMDNILRKYNLSTTDDNIYQRMLNTNFHQVNKSDDLEIYKTTWAEKKAIDISVFNQKDEYTYTILLRHLTQIINGKNKLGKKPDYRDKKMAENILFYQNENTLTKGFFWAHNGHVMKSIFNEGKKKESGSAGGYLKQKMGSQYFVIGQDFEEGTFNAYFPDSNSLKNLEGDTYTLGPVTVTPFLKSSFITNYGTLKSPVFINCSYLPQKKHIELSSIGAAYYPDKNGNHKSKNSRFYHEKSEFDAIILIQKSTATHLLEDLTNNNGN